ggtgtgtgggctgttcctcttacacaccacacaaaatgtgtgggcaaaccccctaacgcccacacgtgtggcatttaTCGACGTTAAAAAAATATATCGAAAAGAAACCTAACAGAAACATCACGCATCCGGCCATGGATTTCTCCACGTCCACGGACGTGTTGGCGGATGTCCTGCAGCGGCTCCCACCTTGCGCCCGGCGCCGTGCCCGCCTCGTCTGCAAGCTCTGGCGCGAGACCGTCGACGAACGCACCACGGAGATGCAGAGCCGGGCCAAGGTCCTCCTCTGGAACACCCGCACCGCCGTCGCCTACGTCGTCGTCGATGACATCTCGTCGTCGCCCACGGGGCGCTGCAGGGAGCTGTGGAGCGGCGGTAGCCCCCCCATGTATTCCCAATGGGATGCCGACCTGCAGCTAGTCGGCACGTGCAACGGCCTGCTCTGCATCTGCGACAACGGCGGGAGCACCGGCGGCGAGGTCGCGCTGGTAAACCCGGTGACCTGCGAGATGCTGACCCTCCCGCCGCTGCCGTGCGGCGACCAGCTCGGCGACCGACGCTCCTGCAGGTGGGACAAGGCGTACAGCTTCGCCTACCACCCGACGTCCGGGCGGTACAAGGTGGTGCACGTCCCCTGCATCTTTGAGAGGGCCTACGACTTCGACGCCGTGCAGGTGCTCACGGTCGAGAAAGAGGCGACGTGGCGGGAGGTGCTGACCCCCGGCGGCGCGAGGTGCAACCTCAAAGCCGGCGTCGTCAGCGTCGACGGCACGACGTACTGGGTCACGAAGGGCGGCGCGGCTAGGGTGGTGTCtttaagcctcgacgacgacgagcgCGTCGCCGGCTTCGCGGGCTTCGCCTTGCCGTCGCCTGCTCTTTCCGCCGGCCCCGATAACTACCACCTGCCGGAGGTGCGCGGGCGGCTGGGCGTCGTCGTCCACGATCCCTTCGGGGGCACGACCGGGGTGTGGGTTCGAGGGGAGAAGGGGAGGTGGACTCGCCGGTGCGGCCTCTGGTCGCAAGACCCCACGCGGCCGCACTTCGTGCACGGCGAGCACGTCACCACGTTCCAAGGGTCGTCGTTGCGCGGCCACCGGCGGAAAGGCGCGCGGCTATTGTCGTCCCCATGCGACGTTACGGTCAGCGACAAGGACCAGGGGACGCTGCTCGCCAAGGTCAAGGGCGGGGCTCGCCACTACTGGACGTTCGCCTACGTCGAGACGACGGAGCCATTGGGTGCTTATGGTGGCAAGTAAGTTCATGTGGATGTCCGATTAGGATACCTGTTTGTTCATGACAGTCTTGTTCTGACCTTCAGTATTAACTACTTATTACAGTGTCTGTTTTAATCCAAAGAGTTCATTACATTCTTTAATGTTCTAGAAGTCACATCATGTAACTATTATTATAACTGCCAATTGGTGTTTTAGTTGTCTACTCCCTTCGATCCAAGATAAGTGTCGTGCTTTTAATTCAAATTCACGATACTTCTTTTGGATTGAGGGGAGCAATAATTAGGCCAGAGAATCTAGTAAGTCTTATACTATGCATATTAGCTTTATCCTAAGTTAAACTTGATAAAGTTTGAGCAATTTTATAGAGAACAATATAATACTTATAATAAAAATTATATATGGTGTGAAAAATACATTCAATGATGAATCCAAACGCCACGTCATTTAAATATATAAAAGCATGGAAAAATACATTTGAATATGTACTTCCTTTCGTAGAATTGTATTGGACAAGATTCGACTTGGTTCTTACCTCTCTAGAATCCAAACTGTTCTAGTCTCTTTATTATTAGAGTACCAGATAAGCATGTGAAAAGATGCTTCTAGAACACATGAGATGGTAGAGTTGGGGGCTCAATTAGAAGGCCACGTGGTAGAATCCTATGAGTTGAAAACTTTATCCAATGGATGATaatgctcagatttgccatctctcGATCGTTGGATGTAGCATATCCAACTGTTAATATTTGAAGATACTGAcacactatatagtggtatagatTAATTTTGTATTGTAGATGTTAATAGTTCGGAAATTGCCATTGGTGACCGAGCTCACTGGAGGCCTccagattcaaaattcaaatttcattaaaattcatatttttacatttcaaaaaaatctgaaaaaaataaagatatacatgaaggcataacacacatgtgtgtaaattttcagggcaaaacacgttgaaatgagggctgtgcaaatAAGACAAATCTGGGGttgtttaacacatgatactattcatcctcccaggccatgaatttgtcttttttgtataggtcgcatttcaacgtatttcatcatgaaattttacacacatgtgGGTTACATCCTTACATACCCGCatatttttttttcagaattttttgaaacataaagtttgaatttgattttttcgaaaataaaggcctccatggagctcggccttgAAAACGCCATTCTCTAGTTTTTCTAATAAAATGATAAAAAAGGTGGGAGTACATGTTTTAGCACCCTCAAGGCCAAATAAATCATTTCTATGTGCTATATATTTGCGAGTGTACTATCTGTGTCCTCCGCCAAAAAAAGTGGCTTTGTGCATGTATAATGGGTCGGCAATCTGACCAAATTTATGGTAGCACTGATATATCTTGCAATTTATCTCTCCCGTTGTTCTACCATCCACCTTGTAACTTAACCTACGCAATAAGAAATATAATATGGTTGCATAAATTGCATTATAATTTTTCATCATGAAAATCACAATTTATATTTAATTGGTTCTAAAAACTTTACGAGCCTTCTTAAGCTGAGTTGGAAGTTTAACTAATCTTGTTTTCTTTATAGATCATATGTGATGTGTATATTGCTAACTTTTCATGAACAATAAGCTAATTCCTTTTCAGACTGAGTGTATTATATTCATTTTTTACAAGTGGTCGTGCGTATTATATCTGACCGGTATACTATCTGTGTTATTTCAGACCCCCATCCATGGCTTCTGCGACGGCGCTCCAAGGTGAGGGCTACCTCGAACGCCAGTTAGGTGGTCTGCAAGCTCCGTGGGCTGTGTTCGTTCTGCTATTCGACTTCTTTGTTCTGCTGCTCGCCTTCTTCATCGCGTGTCTTCAGAAATAACATCCCTTGGCCTTGACACCCGATATAGAATCCTTGGTGCCCACGGGTGCCAAACTGGAACTAATTATTCATAATCTGAAAATTGTATAAACCTAGAGTTTCAAACTTTGAGTTGGAGTATACATGTTTTAGAGGCATTTGTGCATTCCATGTTCCTTCTTTGTGTCTTTGAGCTTTTGGGACCCTGGTAGCTGTACCCTTTTTTTTAGAAGGAGGATCACCCCGGCCTCTGCTTTCGACAGATGCATGCGGCCATTGGTAGCTGTACCTGTACTTGTTCTTTCTTTTTCTATGTAGTTTCACTTGCAGTCCTCGTACATGATTCGGGATTTTTCTGTCTATCTTTTGTGCTTTAGTATCTAATCAAACAGCATCAGATGTCTGATCAGTTTCACTATATCGATCTAACGGATTGTTAGTCTGCACTGTGCTTGTGTTGTACACCAAAATGCATCAACGGATCCTACTAAAACATAGGAATACAATGCTAGAGGAAAGTTTAGATACATCTTTGTGTGATGCCAGAGCCAAAATAATCTCAAAATACAGTTTCAAGTATTCAGGATGCCAGATTCAAATCAGTTCGAACAGATTCAATGCGGTCTCCCTTTGCAGGATTTTTTGCGGAATAATAATTCAATGCGGTCTCGTATCAGACGGACGGCTCCAAACTTGACAGCCGAATCATTATTTCAGTTTGTAGCCAAGTAGGTTCCGAGTACAAAAGAATTCTACAACCGAGTAGGACTCTGATGTTTGATCCCGTCAGGGAAACGACTCGGCAGCTCAATAAAAAGAGAGAAACTACGTACGCGAGCCACGCTGCCATGGGCAATCGGGATTTGCCCACGGATGTATTGGTGGAGATCCTGCTCCGGCTCCCTCCGAGCTCGCGGCGCCGCGCCCGCCTCGTCTGCAGGCTGTGGCGCGACATCATCGGCGAACGTGCCACGGATAGTTCGCAGGCTGTGGCCCTCCTGTGGGGCATCAGCTCCGGCGTCGCCTACACCGTCGACGACCTCTCGTCGTCCTCGACGGGGAGACGCAGGGAGCTGTGGAGGAGCCCTAGCGGCCGCCCTGTTACGACTAACTTGCACAACGACTGGCAGCTGGTCGGCACGTGCAATGGCCTGCTCTGTATATGCCACAACGGTGGCGCGACGATCGGCGGCGAGATCACCCTGGTCAACCCAGCAACGAGCGAAACGTTGCCCGTCCCCCCACTGCCATGCAATGGCCATTTCCGCCGGGAGCGGCTCTGCAGGCGGGAGTGAGATAGGGCGTACAACTTCGCGTACCACCCCAAGTCCCGGCACTACAAGGTGGTGCACGTCCCCTGCAGCTTCGACGGGGTCTACGAGTACGACGCCGTGCACGTTCTCACGCTTGGGGACGGCGCATGGCGGGAGGCTCCGGCCCCCGGCGGCGCGAGGTGCAACCTCAACGCCGGCATTGTCAGCATCGACGGTGTGACGTACTGGGTCACGGGGCATGATCACAGCGCAAAGATTTTCTCGTTCGACCTCGACAACGAGCACGTCGCCGCCTCCACCATGTCGCTGCCCTATATGCCGGCTAGACACGGTGGCTACGACTACAACCTGACGGATGTGCACGGGAGGTTGGGAGTCATCTTCCTCAACCCGTCGGGGAAGACGGAAGCATGGGCTTGGCATGAGGAGGTGGGGATGTGGACTCCAGTGGCCATCCTCACTTGTGCATGCCAAGAGATCCCACGGCGAGTACTTCTTGATGTGCCAGGGGCAGCTGTTGTATTCGTACCTACGGGATGGCACATTGTTGCCGTCCGGCTTGAGGATGGTGTCCAACTACGTGAATGTAATTCGGAGGGATAAGGGGACAATGGTCGCCAAGATGAATGGTGCGGGCTACAAATTTGAGTATCGGGCGTTTGCTTACGTCAAGACGACGGAGTCACTATGTGTTTACGCATCCAAGTACAGTGTCTAGTTAATGTTTACCCCTCGTTTCACTATATTTTGTGTCCATTTGTCCACTGAAACATACCCAAGGATGCAATGAATATTTGCACTTTCTAGTTTGTGTTGCTGCTATATAGCTTTCTGAAACACTCGTATTTATTGGCCCCTCGTATTCTTGGGtcaattttgaccatagatttgaCTAGCAAAATATAAATTATATTTTGCTACTACTAGTTATTTTGTGGAGAATTGTAACATACTTCCCCGTTCCAaagtatatgtcattttagagatttcaataagggactacatatggagcaaataagtgaatatacactctaatatatatatatatatatatatatatatatatatatatatatatatatatatatatatatatatatatatcagtatcagtatgtagtttgtattgaaatctctaaaaagatttatatttagaaacggagggagtagaatactAGGGGACTGTAAACCCGGACAGAGGAAGTAATATGTTGTTTAAGCTATACTTTACACGACATCATGAAGATCAGCGACAAGGATGAACGgtcatttgttttttgttttttagaaaCCTCGTCGCAAGGGCGGGTATCCCTGCAGTTCATTAAGAAGAAGAGAGATGTGTGCCCCTTTGTCTGTGCTCTAACTACTCAAGAGCGATTCTCATCTCCCGTCGGCGTCGTCACAGGTCTACCTTGTCTCCTGTGTGACGGAGTCGATTCAGATGAATCacgggtagggggttccgagctAGTAGCCTAGATGCGATGGTAACAAGAACAtgacgttttacccaggttcagactctctcaaagagataataccctacgtcctattTGTGATTGTATTGATCGGGATAAAGTACAAAGTACGGATTGATTTACCACGAGATTGTTTTATGTGTCTACGAGCCATACCCATCGGTTTATGTAGATATACAAGGGGGTCTAGGGTTATAGGTCGGCTACATGTAAGGTAATCGTATTGTTGACGACCTCCTAGTCCTAGAGTATGTGCCAAGTCTTCGGGTATATTCCTTCTATGCgccatggtgttggggaacgtagtaatttcaaaaaatttcctacgcacacgcaagatcatggtgatgcatagcaacgagaggggagagtgttgtccacgtaccctcgtagaccgaaagcggaagcgttagcacaacgcggttgatgtagtcgtacgtcttcacgatccgaccgatcaagtaccgaacgcacggcacctccgagttcagcacacgttcagcccgatgacgtccctcgaactccgatccagccgagtgttgagggagagtttcgtcagcacgacggcgtggtgacgatgatgatgttctaccgacgcagggcttcgcctaagcaccgctacagtattatcgaggtggactatggtggagggtggcaccgcacacggctaaaagatcaaatcaattgttgtgtctctagggtgccccctgcccccgtatataaaggagcaagggggggaggtgcgaccggccaggaggaggcgcgccatgaggagtcctactcccaccgggagtaggactccctcccttccttgttggattaggagaaggggggaaagaggagggagagaggaaggaaaggggggcgccgcccccctctcgttgtcctattcggactagagggggaggggcgcgcggccctgccctagccgcctctcctcttctccactaaggcccactatggcccattaagcccccggggggttccggtaaccccttggtactccggtaaaatctcgatttcacccggaacacttccgatatccaaatgtaggcttccaatatatcaatcttcat
This window of the Triticum aestivum cultivar Chinese Spring chromosome 5D, IWGSC CS RefSeq v2.1, whole genome shotgun sequence genome carries:
- the LOC123125202 gene encoding F-box protein At3g07870-like; this encodes MDFSTSTDVLADVLQRLPPCARRRARLVCKLWRETVDERTTEMQSRAKVLLWNTRTAVAYVVVDDISSSPTGRCRELWSGGSPPMYSQWDADLQLVGTCNGLLCICDNGGSTGGEVALVNPVTCEMLTLPPLPCGDQLGDRRSCRWDKAYSFAYHPTSGRYKVVHVPCIFERAYDFDAVQVLTVEKEATWREVLTPGGARCNLKAGVVSVDGTTYWVTKGGAARVVSLSLDDDERVAGFAGFALPSPALSAGPDNYHLPEVRGRLGVVVHDPFGGTTGVWVRGEKGRWTRRCGLWSQDPTRPHFVHGEHVTTFQGSSLRGHRRKGARLLSSPCDVTVSDKDQGTLLAKVKGGARHYWTFAYVETTEPLGAYGGKPPSMASATALQGEGYLERQLGGLQAPWAVFVLLFDFFVLLLAFFIACLQK